The Schaalia dentiphila ATCC 17982 sequence GTGCCGGTTTCGAAGTCGTGAGCGACCATGGGGCCTCCCACGGCCGCAACGGTCACGCCTTTGCCCCATGAGGAGTATTCGGCGCGCTTGCCGGAGGTGTCGATGGCGCTGACGCTGACCACCCCGGACCACTTGCCATAGCTATCAATAGTATTTTCCTCGTTGTCGTTTCCGGCGCCGCTCACCACAATGACGCCCAGGGCGTTGGCGCGGGCGATCGCCCACTTCACCGAGTCGCTTACCTGTCCATTTGTCGCGGAGATGCTGATGATTTGTGCGCCGTCGGTGATCGCCTGGTTGATCAGCCATTCGGGCTCGTCGAGGTTGTTGCCGTGGTGACCGCGGCAATCGGACTCCGCCTTATCTCCTTGCTTGATGTAGTTCGTACGATAGGACAGGAGTGCTGCATCGGGGGCGACGCCATACTCTTTGGAGACCAGGAGCGATGCCATGGCCGTGCCGTGGCTCTTGGATTGTGTGCCGGAGGTGATGGTGCACGGTGTTTTGTCGATGACGGTGGCGCCGGCCAGCTCGGGGACGCTGGTGTCGACCTCGCCGTCAAGGAGTGCGATGGTGACGCCCTTTCCGGTGTAGCCCTTGGCCCGCGCCTGATCGAGGTGGTAGTAGGCGAAGTGAGGCTGGTCGGCCGCCGTGATGGGGTCGGCGGCGTGCGCGGGAGCGGCGGGCAGGACGATAGCCCCAGCCGCCAGGGCCAGGGTCATCGCGCATACACCCGCAAAGCGCAGCCGCCGACGGTGACCAGAAGTGTGGCTTGTGGTCACCATTGGCGGGGATCCCATCCGTCGTCCTTCTGGGAGGCGGGCTTCAGGTCCTTGTCCGAGCCGTAGGTCTGTGACATCGGATTGACGTAGCCCGGGGGCAGCGCATCGTCCTCGTCGTCCTCGAACTTGAAAGCCTCGTACTTGCGCCGGCGCCCCTTCTTGTCGTCCTTGCCGCCACCGGCGCCCGCACCGGCACCGGCGCCCATGAAGCCGCCCATGCCGGGCCGCCCGGCCGCGCCCGAACCGCCAGAGGCGCTGCCGGCGCCCGTCTTTCCAGCGGCTCCAGCCGCTCCGGCGCCGTTCGTACCCGTCAGGCCGGTTGTCCCGCCCGACGCGCTCGCGCTACCGGGCAGACCGCCGGAGCCAAAACCGCCGCCGGCAGCTGAGCCCCCGCGCAGCCCGCCGAGGCCGCCCGCGCCCAGGCCACCCGCGCCGCCGCGACCCAGCCCGCTGAGTGAAGCGGCACCCAGGCCCGACGCGCCGCGTGCTCCCAGGGCAGCGGCGCCGAGGGCGCCCGCACCGAGGGCACCCGCACCGAGGGCACCCGCACCCGCCAGGCTCGGACGGCCGGAGGCGTCGAAGCGAGTGGAGGGCCCTCCGTTAATGTTCCACAGGGGATGGTGGCGATCGTTTGGAGGCGCGGGGGTGTAGCCGCCGCGAGTGAGGCCGTTAGCGTAGCGCTCGCCACCGATGCGTGAATGCAGCAGGTCGATGTCCTTCAGGTCCTCGGGGTCGGTGATGGGGTTGCTGCGGCTCCCCAGCTCGCCGTCCTTGATGAACTTGTCGGGGATGCGCTGGGACTGGAGCCTGCGCAGCTTCTCGGCGTCCGTTTCCTGTGCGGTCGGGTCATCGAAGCCATTCGGGTAGAGTCCGGAATTGGGGCCGCGCAGGTCCGAGCGACCGTAGTCGGTGTCCCTGTTGCCTGGATACACGCCGGGATCATGCGGGGATACTCCCTTGTAGCCGTCCTCAAGCTGCTGCGCGACGGATGTGTCGGAGGGGTGCGGAAGATCATTCGGATCCCAGTAGATTCCACTATAAGCCTTCAACTCTTCCTGCATCTCCTTGATGCGCGCCGCGTTGTTCGCGAGTCCCTGCATCGAGTCGTTGAGCCGCTGGAGGATATCCGTCGAGCTGGCCTCGCGCTGGTTGTTCGCCTGGGCCGCGATCGCGTCGTAGACGGCCGCGCCGGTCGATGCAACCGCGTTATATGCCATGCCAACGAGGCCGTACTGCTCCATGACCGGGATCGTCACCTCAGCCACGTCGCGCAGTTTGTCCAACCTGGCGTCAACGAGGACGGGAGAGAGCATCTCCGCCTCCTCGCGCGCGTGCTGCATGACGCGGCGCATCTCGACCTCGACCTGCGACGTGGCGAGATACGAAGCCTTCCAGAGCCTGACGCGTCGTTCCGCGTTCTCAAGCCACTTGTTGATGGCGTCGCCGGTTTGGCCCTGGAATCCCTGATACTCCCGGAAATGCTGGATGCGCTCCTCCGCCTCGCGAATGGCCTCCAGGGTGGAGCTGTGCTTGCTGTCGTAGTCGGACAGGGATTCGTTCGCCTTCGCGTCCTCCACGAAACACATGAGGCGGTGGTACATGGGGCTGTGAACCATTGGTATGTCGCTTCCTGGAATCAGATTTCGGGCTGCTCGGAGACGGCAGAGGGCTCATCCTCGCCCTGCAAGCTGTCTGACCATGTATTCGAAGCCTCCGCCGAAGCGGGTGAACCTGCCCCGGCGCCCGCTCCCGATCCGGCGGCAGCGGCGGCGACGGCAGGGTCCTGGGCCATGGCCGCGTTCGTCTGCGAGAAATAACCTGCGTTCTGCTCTTCCATCTGTCGGAAGGCTTCCTCGGACTGGTCAACCTTCGTGCCGAAGTCGAGGAAGTGTTCTTGCTCGCCCTTGAAGCCATCGCGGAGTGTGGAGTATGAGTCCTGCAGTGCGCGGCGTGCAGCGTCGACGCCGGCCTCCTCGCCCCACACGGATTCAACCTGGGCGTCGGCCAAGGTGCCGATGCTGTCGGCGGCAGTCATGAGAGACTCCCCGCCTCTCTCCGCGTCCTGACGCGTCTGATCGTGCTTATTTGAGTCGAAGCTGACGTCGCTCACGAAAACCTCCAGGCGAAACAAGCGCAGGCGCGGCCCGCAGACATCAATGAGATGATGCTCATCATATGACCAACCGGCAAGGCTCGCAAAAATGCTCGGTAACTGCGAGCTGCGTTCCGGAAGAAAGTAACCCTATCAATAAGAGAAGCGTGAGGGTGCCCGCGCGAATGGGCGGGGGCCGCAGCGCAGCGCGCCGCGGCCCCCGAAGCAAAAACCTCTCAGAAGGTTAAATTCACTCGCCCGCCTCGAAGGTGGCCTTCTCAGCCTCGGTGTTCGGCACGAAAGAATCCGTGTCCAGGTCCGCCCAGTACTCCTCGGCCCACGGATCCTCGATCGGCTGCGAACGCTTCCACAGGATGTAGCCCGCGCCGGCGACGGCACCCACCAGGGCCGTCAGGCCGAAGGCGCGCAGCGCGCGGCACTTACGGCGCTTACGCGTGGGGGTGGTGAGGGCGACAGCCGAAGCTTCGGAAGCGCGGCGAGCGCGCTCCGACAGCGAACCGCGAGCTGACAGCGCGGCGCCCGCCTGGTTGACGGCGAGGGAAGCGCGCGGCAGGTAGTCGTCCACGAGGTGCTCGCGAGCGTTCTCGATCGCCGGACCGGCCTGCGCAGCGGCAGCCTGCGCACGAGCGGCGGCGTTCTCGATCGCGGGGGTCGCGTGCTCGATCGCGGAATTCAGCGCGGCCTGGGCGCGAGGCGCGGCCCAGTCAACGCCCTGGCCAGCCAGATCGGCAGCCCGCACGGCAACCTTGCCGGCGTAAATGGCAGCGGCGTCGCGAAGCTGCTGAGACGATGCGCGCAGCTTCTCTGCATCGAAAGTCGGCGAAGTAACCATGATGTCTCCGATTCTGTCCACAATAAACAGGGGCGCGGACGCGCCACTCACTCCTATTGTGCAACAACGGGCTGTGATCTGCAGCCCACCGGCTCGCGTGAGGTGCGTGACGGACAGGAAACACCCAGGAAAAGATGCGACCATTACAGTCATGAAAGCTATTCTTCACACCTCCGCCGGCGACATCACCGTCGAACTGTTCCCCAACCACGCCCCCAACACGGTCAACAACTTCGTGACCCTGGCCAAGGGCGAGCGCGAATGGGTCGACCCCACGACCGGCCAGAAGACCTCCCGTCCCCTCTATGACGGCACCATCTTCCACCGCGTCATCCCCGGCTTCATGATCCAGGGCGGCGACCCCCTCGGCACCGGCACCGGCGGCCCCGGCTACCAGTTCAACGACGAGATCCACCCCGAGCTGAACTTCAACGACCCCTACCTGCTCGCCATGGCCAACGCCGGCAAGCGCATGGGCAAGGGCACCAACGGCTCCCAGTTCTTCATCACCGTGGCCCCCACCCCGTGGCTGCTCGGCAACCACACCATCTTCGGTAAGGTCGCCGACGAGGAGTCCAAGCGCGTCGTCGACGCCATCGCCACCACCCCCACGGGCGCCCAGGACCGCCCCGTGACGGAGCAGGTCATCAACTCCATCGAGATCGTCGACTGACCCTCTCCCCTCATCATCGACGAGGCCGGGGCCGCCCCCGCTGCTGCGTGCAGTGACCGGGATGGTACGCCCCGGCCTCGTCCCTTACCCGCCTGCTGAAAGGGAAGCTATGAGCATGCCGAGCTACGGCCAGCGCTCTGACCCGCACGCCGCCCCCGACTGCCCGCGCCACCCGGGTGTGCGCAGCGTCGACTACTGCAAGCGCTGCAACCGGCCCATGTGCGTGGACTGCGCGATCCCCACCGAGGTCCGCTCGATCTGCGTGGACTGCACGTCCTCGAAGAAGCGGTGGATGGGCTCCGCCTCGCGTGCGGCCGCGACCGGCACGCCGGTCGTCACCTACGCGATGATGGCGATCTGCGTCCTCATGTACGTCGTGACCCTGCTGGTGCCCACCACGAAGCTCAGCCTGGCGCTCGTGCCTGCGCGGCTGATGGCGCACCCGTGGACGGTCCTCACCGGCGCGTTCCTGCACGGGGGTATCATGCACATCCTGTTCAACATGCTCTCCCTGTACTGGGTGGGGCGCGCGATCGAACCGGTCCTGGGCCGGTGGCGCTTCCTCACCCTCTACCTGGTGAGCGCGCTGGGCGGCTCGGCCTTCATTCTCGTCTGGTGCCTCATCCAGCCCTCGGAGATCTTCGTGAGCACCGTGGGCGCGTCGGGCGCAGTCTTCGGCCTGTTCGGCGCTGTGTTCGTTCTCCAGCGCCTGGGCGGCTCAGACACGACCGCAATCCTGACGCTGCTCGGCATCAACCTCGTCTACGGCTTTATGGTCAGCGGCATCTCCTGGCAGGGCCACATCGGCGGGGCGATCGCCGGCGTGTGCGCCACGTGGGTCCTGGTGCACATGGCCCGCCCACGTCCGGGCGTCACGCAGGTGCACCAGAACCGGCGCGAAGCGGTCGTCGCACTCGGCATGATCGCCGGCATGCTCGTGCTCAACGCCCTCGCGTTCCGCGTCCTGTACGAGGTCTACGGCGCGTGACGGGTCAACGGCCGACAGGCACATGACATCTAAGGATGACCTAATATAGGAAGGGTCCGGCAAATAGTGCCGGACCCTTCCTCATGCGCCCATAGGAGAGACCATGACCAGCCCCTGGGACCTGTACGACCAGCTCATCGACGAGATCCCCGCCGACATCACCGTCACCCAGATCCTCACCGACGGCAAATGGCGCCGCGTCGCCTCCAGCGAAGACGGCGTCGGCATGGCCTTCGGCATGAACGTCCAGTCGCGCCCGCGCGCCACCGAGGACCCCTCCGACCTCGTCGGCCGCCCCCTGCGTGACATCGCCGCCCTCGCCAAGTCCTGGAACTTCGAGGACGCCGGCATCGGCATGGCAGCTGTCAACTCCTATCACTCTCACCCCGTACGTGCCCTCGCCCACGGATTCCGCCCCTGCAAGGAAAACAACTGGGCGCGCACCTTCCACCCCTACGCGCCCCTCGTCGCCGGCAAGCGCGTTGCCATCATCGGCCACTTCCCCTTCGCGTCCGCCGCCATGCCCGATGCCGCCGAGCTCAACATCCTCGAACGCAACGTCCTCGAAGGCGACTACCCCGACTCCGCTTGCGAATACCTGCTCCCCGAGATGGACTACGTCTTCATCTCCGGATCCGCATTCGTCAACAAGACGATGCCGCGCCTCCTCGCGCTCGCTTCCGACGCTCACACCGTCGTCCTCGGACCCTCGACACCCGCGTCCCCCGCGATCCTGCACGCCGGCGCCACCACCGTCATGTCCTTCGCCAGCGCGCACCCCGCGCGCCTTGAAGACGGCCTCGCCGGACGCTCCCTCCTTGGCATGTACGACGCCGGCATGAGGGTTGAGCTCAGCAGGCCGTGACCCGAGGACGAGGCCGTGACCCGGAAGTCAGCCACGGCCTCATCGATAGAAATAGTGGGGCGTCCCGGCCACAGCCGGAACGCCCCACACTCACACTCACTGGAGACGGCAGGCTCGCGCCCGCCGCGCCCCCCGTCAACGCCAACGCAGCGTCATCAGGAAGCCGACCATCATCGTGCCCAGACCCACCGCGATGTTCCACGCGCCCAGCTTCGGAACCGGGTAGGTGCCCGACGAAATGTAGTAGACAACAACCCACAGCAGGCCCAGAATCATCAGGGCCACAAACGTGGGCGCCCACCAGGCGGGGCTAAGCGGAATGCCGTCAGTCCAGTTCTGGATGTCGGTATCGTCCTCAACCTCGTGCCCATTCTTCTTACGCTTCTTGGATTCGGCCACGTCGGGTCCTCTCTGCTGGCCCGCGCGGGAAGAAAACCGCCCGGCGGTGATGAATTAGTCGCAACACTAGCGTAGTCTCGGACGTGGAAAGTGCCAAAGCGCAGCGCCACATAAGGGGGAAAGATGCACGCACGCAGCGTCCGCCACATCGCCGGCGTGCTCGCCGTGACCGTCGCCTCCGGCCTCCTCTTCTCCGTCTCCGCGCTCAACGAACGCAAAAACCCCGCGGGAACCTCCGACCTGTCCACCCTCGTGCGCAACCGCCAGGAACAGGTCAAAGCTCTCGAAAACGAAGTCTCCTCACTCGATATGCAGATCCAGAGCTACACCTCCGTCGCCCCCCAATCCGGCGACGAGGACGTCTTCACCGCTCGCTCCACCCAAACCGTCACCGGCCCCGGCGTCCAAATCACCCTCAGCGACGCGCCCCCCGGAGAGATTCCCGAAGGCGCAACCCCCAACGACCTCGTCATCCACCAGCAAGACATCGAAGACACGATGAACGCGCTGTGGAGCGGAGGCACCGAAGCCATGACCGTCCAGGGCGTGCGCATCACCTCGCGCACCGTCATCCGCTGCATC is a genomic window containing:
- a CDS encoding S8 family peptidase, yielding MTLALAAGAIVLPAAPAHAADPITAADQPHFAYYHLDQARAKGYTGKGVTIALLDGEVDTSVPELAGATVIDKTPCTITSGTQSKSHGTAMASLLVSKEYGVAPDAALLSYRTNYIKQGDKAESDCRGHHGNNLDEPEWLINQAITDGAQIISISATNGQVSDSVKWAIARANALGVIVVSGAGNDNEENTIDSYGKWSGVVSVSAIDTSGKRAEYSSWGKGVTVAAVGGPMVAHDFETGTNISTNGTSNATPLVAGFLALAKQKWPNATSNQLLQLLTKTALNNEGQWNKYTGYGVAAIGPMLNSDPSQYPDENPLMDKGYSDLGPTNEESQQYLAGLVDPRRIAGDPTYTYRGIDESILKDTDITVPIHLGTSPRYHAK
- a CDS encoding peptidylprolyl isomerase, with translation MKAILHTSAGDITVELFPNHAPNTVNNFVTLAKGEREWVDPTTGQKTSRPLYDGTIFHRVIPGFMIQGGDPLGTGTGGPGYQFNDEIHPELNFNDPYLLAMANAGKRMGKGTNGSQFFITVAPTPWLLGNHTIFGKVADEESKRVVDAIATTPTGAQDRPVTEQVINSIEIVD
- a CDS encoding rhomboid family intramembrane serine protease, which gives rise to MSMPSYGQRSDPHAAPDCPRHPGVRSVDYCKRCNRPMCVDCAIPTEVRSICVDCTSSKKRWMGSASRAAATGTPVVTYAMMAICVLMYVVTLLVPTTKLSLALVPARLMAHPWTVLTGAFLHGGIMHILFNMLSLYWVGRAIEPVLGRWRFLTLYLVSALGGSAFILVWCLIQPSEIFVSTVGASGAVFGLFGAVFVLQRLGGSDTTAILTLLGINLVYGFMVSGISWQGHIGGAIAGVCATWVLVHMARPRPGVTQVHQNRREAVVALGMIAGMLVLNALAFRVLYEVYGA
- a CDS encoding Rossmann-like domain-containing protein, giving the protein MTSPWDLYDQLIDEIPADITVTQILTDGKWRRVASSEDGVGMAFGMNVQSRPRATEDPSDLVGRPLRDIAALAKSWNFEDAGIGMAAVNSYHSHPVRALAHGFRPCKENNWARTFHPYAPLVAGKRVAIIGHFPFASAAMPDAAELNILERNVLEGDYPDSACEYLLPEMDYVFISGSAFVNKTMPRLLALASDAHTVVLGPSTPASPAILHAGATTVMSFASAHPARLEDGLAGRSLLGMYDAGMRVELSRP
- a CDS encoding cell division protein CrgA; its protein translation is MAESKKRKKNGHEVEDDTDIQNWTDGIPLSPAWWAPTFVALMILGLLWVVVYYISSGTYPVPKLGAWNIAVGLGTMMVGFLMTLRWR
- a CDS encoding DUF881 domain-containing protein, producing MHARSVRHIAGVLAVTVASGLLFSVSALNERKNPAGTSDLSTLVRNRQEQVKALENEVSSLDMQIQSYTSVAPQSGDEDVFTARSTQTVTGPGVQITLSDAPPGEIPEGATPNDLVIHQQDIEDTMNALWSGGTEAMTVQGVRITSRTVIRCIGNVILVDGTSFSPPYVIQAIGDPATLRATVTANPRMVNYQAYVTKYGLGWDMQTKDSLSFAPATTPLTVNYATVEESNG